A single Lactuca sativa cultivar Salinas chromosome 8, Lsat_Salinas_v11, whole genome shotgun sequence DNA region contains:
- the LOC111908401 gene encoding uncharacterized protein LOC111908401, translating to MSFSSSCEEFQIIFDTAIACVQMAEQTYNVVCNNAVASSQQRTRRYIYRNREEANQRLVQDYFAENATYQGYYFRRRFRMLKGLFERIVEDVTRECNFFQQRYDARGTPGFTPLQKCTAALRQLAYGIPPDALDESFRMSARIARDSLHFFCKTVIQFYGPKYLRKPTPYHGQFTRGDHGHPTVILEAVASQDMWIWHAFFGSPGSINDINVLNRSPKFNNIYDGSAPDSSFQVHGTPYKYGYYLVDGIYHEYAVFVKSFSAPHGSRRKKFKRAQERARKDVERAFGALKKRWFILKKPAAYLGEEKLQEIMYTCIILHNMIIEDEGRAICAFDEEEIIPETQPIEIGGEEYINRRAEIRCTETFHNLRNDLVEHIYGVQNINLNLDPPDDPEDEFSENDFM from the exons atgtcattttcttCATCTTGTGAAGAATTTCAAATTATTTTTGATACCGCTATTGCGTGTGTTCAAATGGCGGAACAAACATACAACGTTGTATGTAACAACGCAGTTGCAAGTTCTCAACAGAGAACACGAAGATACATTTACAGAAATCGTGAAGAAGCCAACCAACGTTTGGTACAAGACTATTTTGCAGAGAATGCCACTTACCAAGGGTATTATTTTCGTAGGCGCTTCAGAATGCTCAAAGGTTTATTCGAACGTATAGTTGAAGATGTAACGAGGGAATGCAATTTTTTCCAACAACGCTACGATGCTAGAGGTACACCCGGTTTCACTCCGTTACAAAAATGCACGGCCGCACTTCGTCAGTTAGCATATGGCATTCCGCCTGATGCGTTAGACGAAAGTTTTAGGATGTCTGCTAGGATAGCACGAGACAGTCTCCATTTTTTCTGCAAAACTGTCATTCAGTTTTATGGTCCAAAATATTTACGTAAGCCTACAC CATATCATGGGCAATTTACCCGAGGTGATCATGGTCACCCAACGGTAATACTTGAAGCAGTTGCATCACAAGATATGTGGATTTGGCATGCTTTTTTTGGTTCTCCTGGTTCGATTAACGACATCAACGTTCTTAACCGTTCACCAAAATTTAACAACATATACGATGGATCCGCACCAGATTCTTCTTTTCAAGTGCATGGAACGCCATATAAGTATGGTTATTATCTGGTCGATGGAATCTATCATGAGTATGCTGTGTTTGTTAAATCGTTTTCAGCTCCGCATGGTTCTAGACGAAAGAAATTCAAGAGAGCTCAAGAAAGAGCTAGGAAGGATGTTGAGCGTGCTTTTGGAGCTCTGAAGAAACGGTGGTTCATATTGAAAAAACCAGCAGCTTATTTGGGCGAGGAAAAACTTCAAgaaatcatgtatacatgtattatATTGCATAACATGATTATTGAAGACGAAGGAAGAGCGATATGTGCGTTTGATGAGGAAGAAATCATACCAGAGACACAACCAATAGAAATTGGTGGCGAAGAGTATATAAACAGGAGAGCAGAGATACGTTGCACTGAAACATTTCACAATCTTCGCAATGACTTGGTGGAACACATTTACGGGGTTCAAAACATTAACCTTAATTTGGATCCACCGGATGACCCCGAAGACGAGTTCTCGGAGAACGACTTTATGTAG